One genomic region from Prunus persica cultivar Lovell chromosome G3, Prunus_persica_NCBIv2, whole genome shotgun sequence encodes:
- the LOC18780971 gene encoding OPA3-like protein, with protein MVLPAVKLATLALKTISKPIANRLKREAGLHPRFRQFIVNIAQANHRFTTNVQRRIYGHATDVAIRPLNEEKAVQAAADLLGELFVFTVGGAAVIFEVQRSSRSEARKEELRRQELEAMRQRDEDLAREVELLKKKLEELEQLAKGRGIAGYFNFRNAQGPENEKAKIPV; from the exons ATGGTCCTTCCAGCGGTAAAGTTAGCAACCCTTGCCCTCAAAACCATCTCCAAACCCATTGCTAATCGGCTCAAGCGAGAGGCTGGCTTGCACCCGCGATTTAGGCAGTTCATCGTTAACATTGCCCAG GCAAATCATCGATTTACAACAAATGTGCAAAGACGGATTTATGGTCATGCAACTGATGTTGCAATACGCCCACTGAACGAGGAGAAAGCTGTCCAAGCTGCTGCAGATCTTCTCGGGGAGCTCTTTGTGTTCACG GTTGGAGGCGCTGCAGTTATTTTTGAAGTGCAAAGAAGCTCAAGATCAGAAGCAAGAAAGGAGGAGCTACGTAGACAGGAATTAGAG GCAATGAGACAAAGAGATGAAGATTTAGCAAGAGAAGTTGAGCTGCTGAAGAAAAAACTTGAAGAGCTGGAACAACTTGCCAAAGGACGAGGAATTGCCGGATATTTCAACTTCAGGAATGCTCAAGGCCCTGAGAATGAAAAGGCTAAAATCCCAGTTTGA